A stretch of Procambarus clarkii isolate CNS0578487 chromosome 80, FALCON_Pclarkii_2.0, whole genome shotgun sequence DNA encodes these proteins:
- the LOC138357851 gene encoding ctenidin-1-like, with product MKTLIVVAFLAAMCLVATNAEPSPDAEPGHFRGGFGGFRGGIGGGSHGSGFGGGYGGYRGRRSAEANPEPVADPEADPGYLGSRGFGGGRGFGGGRGFSGGFGGGRGGFGGNRYYG from the exons ATGAAGACCCTG ATCGTTGTAGCATTCCTGGCTGCCATGTGCTTGGTGGCCACAAACGCTGAGCCTTCCCCAGATGCCGAACCCGGTCACTTCAGGGGAGGTTTCGGAGGATTTCGAGGAGGCATCGGTGGGGGctcccatggaagtggcttcgggGGAGGATATGGAGGATATCGTGGAAGGAGGAGTGCCGAAGCCAACCCTGAGCCCGTTGCAGACCCTGAAGCCGATCCCGGTTACCTAGGTAGTAGAGGCTTCGGCGGTGGTAGAGGTTTCGGCGGTGGCAGAGGTTTCAGTGGTGGCTTCGGAGGAGGACGTGGGGGATTTGGAGGAAATAGATATTACGGCTAA